A window of Suncus etruscus isolate mSunEtr1 chromosome 4, mSunEtr1.pri.cur, whole genome shotgun sequence contains these coding sequences:
- the LOC126005843 gene encoding 60S ribosomal protein L34-like yields MVQQLTYRPRLSYNTASNKTRLSRTPGNRIVYLYTKKVGKAPNSACGVCPGRLRGVRAVRPKVLKRLSKTKKHVSWAYGGSLCAKCIRDRSKRAFLIEEQNIVVKVLKAQAQSQKAK; encoded by the coding sequence ATGGTCCAGCAATTGACATACCGTCCTAGGCTCTCCTACAATACAGCCTCCAACAAAACTAGGCTGTCCCGAACCCCTGGGAATAGGATTGTTTACCTTTATACCAAAAAGGTTGGGAAGGCGCCCAACTCTGCATGTGGTGTGTGCCCTGGCCGACTTCGAGGAGTTCGCGCTGTGAGACCTAAAGTTCTGAAAAGACtatctaaaacaaagaaacatgtcAGCTGGGCCTATGGCGGCTCCTTGTGCGCTAAGTGCATCCGAGACAGGAGTAAGCGTGCTTTCCTTATTGAGGAACAGAATATCGTTGTGAAAGTGTTGAAGGcacaagcacagagtcagaaagcaaaataa